One genomic region from Ammospiza nelsoni isolate bAmmNel1 chromosome 13, bAmmNel1.pri, whole genome shotgun sequence encodes:
- the THAP11 gene encoding THAP domain-containing protein 11, with the protein MPGFTCCVPGCYNNSHRDKALHFYTFPKDEELRRLWLKNVSRAGVSGCFSTFQPTTGHRVCSEHFQGGRKSYLVRVPTIFPLRGVNERKAQRARRPRPAAAAAAAPQGPAAAAEAPAGGAAEDVKPIDLTVQVELGAAATIGPSPVRLPVPVPAAAAAGEESPVEGGPPDHSYSLSSGTTSEELLRKLNEQRDIIALLEVKMKEMKGSIRRLRLAEAQLREEIREKDRLLHAASAGTRKRHGL; encoded by the coding sequence ATGCCGGGCTTCACCTGCTGCGTACCGGGCTGCTACAACAACTCGCACCGCGACAAGGCGCTGCACTTCTACACCTTCCCCAAGGACGAGGAGCTGCGGCGCCTCTGGCTCAAGAACGTCTCCCGGGCGGGCGTCAGCGGCTGCTTCAGCACCTTCCAGCCCACCACGGGCCACCGCGTCTGCAGCGAGCACTTCCAGGGCGGCCGCAAGTCCTACCTGGTGCGGGTCCCCACCATCTTCCCGCTGCGCGGCGTCAACGAGCGCAAGGCTCAGCGGGCCcggcgcccccgccccgccgccgccgccgccgccgccccgcagggccccgcggccgccgccgagGCCCCTGCAGGGGGCGCGGCCGAGGACGTGAAGCCCATCGACCTGACGGTGCAGGTGGAGCTCGGGGCCGCCGCCACCATCGGGCCCAGCCCCGTGCGGCTGCCGGTGCCGGtaccggcggcggcggcggcgggggaggAGAGCCCGGTGGAGGGCGGCCCCCCCGATCACTCGTACTCGCTGTCGTCGGGCACCACGTcggaggagctgctgaggaagcTGAACGAGCAGCGCGACATCATCGCGCTCCTGGAGGTGAAGATGAAGGAGATGAAGGGCAGCATCCGCCGCCTGCGCCTGGCCGAGGCCCAGCTCCGCGAGGAGATCCGCGAGAAGGACCGGCTGCTCCACGCCGCCAGCGCCGGCACCCGCAAGCGCCACGGCCTCTGA